The Biomphalaria glabrata chromosome 6, xgBioGlab47.1, whole genome shotgun sequence genomic interval acatcacaaacctatatatatttgcctatgtctatgattataaaacaaagacaaaatattggggatatggcagttttgcacttttcaaaactaaagatcaaaggtatatattggctgaaatgttagtcctagaatttatagctcaatcgccgccattttttttcacatagatatagtacataaaacatattgactccccccaaataaaaataacttcctacttccagtctatatttatttatgtctatggtacCACATAGTTCTTttaatcacattttttaaaattgcttttatgTAGAGCACCTTTCATGATTATACATTCTTAGTGCGCAATAGACCAATCTCATTTGAGAACCATTGGGgagaggggtatctgggagaagatttccgcgctgcttttaggcgctcagcaaacacaactctgctcgagacgggattcgaactcaagtcactagcggatccagaactttggagtgggggggcgatttttttccaaaccctaaccctaacgcccagtaaaccctaaccctatgcataaacgtgtgtacagaacacacacacacacacacacacacacacacatatatatatatatatatatatatatatatatatatatatatatatatatatatatatatatatatatatatatatatgagaattttaaaaagcagcctTTCttaaccttcggcgaaaaagtggggcaacgctaaaaggttccctagtggggtttggggcgaagccccgacgacaaaagcattttcttgtattcacatgacatctaaagcttattattcatcaatggagttcggggcgaagccacgaagacaaaagcgttttcttgcattcttcactacagaaacgcattctcctgacatccacagctcatcattcattaatgaagttcggggcgaagccccgacgacaaaagcattttcttctattcttcactacagaaacgcattctcctgacatctatagcttattattcatcaatgaagttcggggcgaagccccgacgctaaaagcattttcttgtattctttactgcagaaacgcattctcctgacatctacgcttattattcatcaatggagttcggggcgaagccccgacgacaaaagcgttttcttgcattcttcactgcagaaacgcattttcctgacatctacagctcattattcatcaatggagttcggggcgaagcccgaaaggacaaaagcgttttcttacattcttcactgcagaaacgcattttcctgacatctacagctcattattcatcaatggagatcggggcgaagcccgaaaggacaaaagcgttttcttacattcttcactgcagaaacgcattttcctgacatctacagctcattattcatcaatggagatcggggcgaagccccgacgccaaaagcgttttctggcatttttcactgcagaaacgcattctcctgacctaaagctcattattcatactattaaaaaaaaggaccatttgaataatattgtacttgaaagatattctaatatgaatttataggcccttaatacattgcaaataaaaccgatttgttccttgaaaagataagataccccacatatttagatttttgctttgaggatcgccgccgaaaaaaaattattcgataaataatattcaataacattgtagtataagttgtgagttatagtcccaaatttatttaactagaaaaatatccgattgagtaaaggtttggaaaaggcgactataaatatatcattttcggtttagaactcatctcaatcatgattcttatactgaaaaatttcgtttgaattctaacttttccaatgcaaagtctttcttaaaataattatgataacttcatgtgaaattacataaactctggaaatgggaggggcggtagaatgaaaacgattaatcctcgctcctttaataatttctgctaaagattgcatttggcattaaagaattaaaaaaaaaagtagggcgactcgatataagaatttaatttatagtatatataaattatattagtgggagattttttacattttgtaatttctaaactataatactaaaagaaaaagtattggtttgtccgatgggggaaatgtaattgcatatatcgcccttcccacctcgtgcaaccttttttcatttaaatttactaatgataaaatttgagattagagtattttacgacataatatacaattggttcacatatcaatacgtagtttatattatatagatattcaactaattttgttcacaaactatgattctccataaaaataggaccgccccccccctctcagagggctagagtgggaagggcagtacatgcaatcgccctccccccaaccccaccgaatcgaccaagataccagaaagggagcgacataatatacaatttatagattaattcaactaattttgttcacaaactatgatttctccataaaagtaggaccgccccccccactcaaatggtttaggtgggaagggcagtagaggtattcgcccccccccacccccaaacggtaaacagggaacgacataatataaagatcggttaaaatatcaataacaagttttaatcatatagatatttaattgattctgttagcaagctgtgatttctacaaataaattggaccgccccccccactcgaaagtgtattggggggggggggcgggattgataccattgccccctcccgaccccaccaaatcggtcaacatactagaggagggggcgaaataataaaaaaataggttgaaatataaataattagtgtatattattaacataagtaataaatttgtatacaaattgtgtgaattctatactaaaattcgtccgcccccccccttcgggggaggggggtcggccgagtggggggggcgatcgcccctaccgcccccccccctggatccgccagtgactcAAGTCCACTTGTTAGGTGGCCAAACCGTAGCCAAGCGGTTTTGGCCTCTCATTCATTTGGTGCTAGTGTAGTAGTCCagttcagacattgcgatcatGTTTACCAAGGGTTACATGTAGATAGAACAACGACCACACATCTTTTCTTTCCCCAACGCATGTCAGgtacgccctaaaaatccataAGACCCAAAATCCCAGTAATTAACGGGTTTCAAACGCGTGATCTCTCGGTTCGGATgtcaagcgctttatcactcgtCCAACACGCCCCTACTCTACTAGTAGACGTGAAATAATGACTTGTTAAAAAatgggcagtggcgtagctagggattagGGGGCCTGGGAGGCTtgaccttatcttatcttatataatacagaccttACTGCATTTTAAtattcaacatcatgacatgagatagtGTACACTGTACTTAATTCTAGTCTAAATTCCAAATTGTACAGTATATAAGCAACATTTGCAAAAAATAATCATCATGACTCTCTTAATGAACACTAGGCTAtcgttgtttattggcgagataatgcacaattgacaaatctcaattcatatcgcctcacgtcgtgctttctgtgcagcaaaggacATCTCTAACATCAAGTAGAGCAATGTGGTATATTATTTGACTCCacgtgaatagcaagattacatggcagtggcgtaggatttaaaatttaatttaaaaaaaaaaacatttaagacATTCGTTTTGTGGTCCCCTTCGCACTCGGACCACCCCTTCGACcacactagctacgccactgataatgaAAGTTTATTTATTGATGCTTAAAGCATGTTATCTACTAATTTTTCTGTTACAAACGCTTTCTCAACTAACTCAAACATCTCTTGTGGTATTCCGTAAAAGCACAGGCCTATATTACCTAATTATCAACCATTCTTTCAACCGTATTAAATAATTAGCCTTTAAGAATACTATACTGTCGTAATTGATTTTCTCAAATGAATGAATTGTTTTTACAATATCTaaaataattgttgttttttttctccacaaTTTCTAGAATTGACCAAGCGGAAACTTTAGAGCGTCATCAAATTTTCAGAGAGCATGTGCAGAAGTTTATGCACGTGCTAGAAAGTCTCGTGGAGAATCTAGAGCGACCGGAAATGATACAACCACACCTAATCGCACTGGGAGCTCGTCATGCCGCCATTGTAGGCTTTCACCCAGAGTACTTCCGGTTCTACAGCAAGTGCCTGCTTGAAGTCTGGGAGGCGGAGCTTGGGGAGGAATTTATCCCGGAAGTGAGAGAATGCTGGGAGAAAGTAATAGAATACATTGTCCGGAGTATGTCTCATGGCTATCACATATGTATCACACATCAGCTGGAACATTTTGTTAAGGAAACACAGATTGGTAAATTGGTCTAGCTTGACATATAGGATGCCATTATTTATCACACAAGTAGGACCCGCTATAGTGTTATACATCGTAGTCATCACTTGACTATATGCAGGCTTACCAAAATGGTAATGGGCGGATAACTCTAACCTAGTATTTTATGAAGTACTGTAAATGCCGTATAATACGATCAGATTGCCAAGTTGACTTGATCACTTAGTGATATGCCCCGATCGTACATTCTGTTGTTTAGGCCTGATCAAAATGGCTGCACACAGATTAAATTaaggaaaataaatatattcctTTTATATTGactaaaacatgaaaaaaactttttttaaaaatacttttaaaaaacaacatttgttcGAAGTATTATTGCCTCAATTAGTTCGGAtcagtttgtaaaatgtttgtttgtaaaatgttttacatgtttcggatgttccttcagagttgaagatagtttacttcctagtccaaaactcccgcaggacgacgggggatgggagcgggcagggtttgaacccgggaccatcgatatgtctaaacgacagtccagcgcgcaaaccacacgacctggcagtcatgtaataaatttgtaataggtcTAGACCAACAAAAATAAGTCTGTGCGATTAATATgattattaccaatagtttctgttgagcgctatttcatgcttttagctttctcaatttgctatgatcctatcacttgtctggaccccattggggggaggggagaaaggGGTATCTCAGTATCTGGGTGCACTCTGACctctctgctagtgaggtacttgtGACTAAAataagattgtatagttatatattatttgtctcaatttagagcggcgacttataaaggggactaattcagcttataccaacatttcagtcaagtacaatttctttcccttgttcgagatacctaacaaaataattaccaatagttaagtaactaattggctaatttttatcttattgattattgtgttgtcaggtaaaagaaataattgtgcaaaatttcagcttgggtgtgggagaaataacgtgtacaaacttttgaccagacagacagacggacagagtgagtgaatataagctttgttataaaTGTTTCATTAACCAGACTTACAATGTGACcatgatttttttgtgttttttcggTGTCCTCACATCCAaatgatattgttataaacctggtggtccTATAGaagagcgagtgtgttagagtcaagacacttcacgttacttcgcaatgtgaccagtagcAGTCGAAGtcagaaccagcacggtgtatATGAAGTCAGTCCGGAGCAAGGCTAGGCTcttgtacagtcagtgttaatgttgttgccaattgtgatgttttttttaaattaaactgttactgttactttggagccccgagttgtgaggttctttaagtttgttgtgtcgtgtggtgcagtttgaacagagtctggatagtaggagagacgtTACAATATTTTACTTGAGTAGCTTTTCctcaaaatgttaattttaaaaatgttcccagcaaataaaaaagtaattttttcatTCAGTGTTATGAAATTTAATTCATCATAAAAATTATCTTgatattttgtacaaagcttatatcaactctgtctgtctggtaaaagttagtacacgttatttctcccacacccaatctcggattaagctgaaatggtgtacaattatttcttgaacaagggaaagaaatcgtacttgacattAATTAGTCCCCTAGAGAACTCTTGAGCTATGAGTGAatctttttttatacatttaaaaaacgatcatgtaaacattcactaagatacccccccctttcttccctccccctttcacatctggtccacacaagtgataggatcatagagcattgagaaatctaaaagctaaacaaaaacaattggtaaacatatttctaatcgcacagatttattaagtCTAGGGTAGCAACGACTGtaaatacatgactgatctgACCGATTAAATCATAcgatataagatttttttatatagtaaaaaagttggggttttttttcccggggggggggatattgTTAGATCTATGGTTCCCATGTTGTCTTGAGTTTTAAACTTTCGAGACTCACGACCTTCTTTAAAAACTAATATTTGttcattatgttttgtttcgtCGTTCCGTTTGTCAAGATTTACTTTTTGAAAATTAGTATCTACTttcgttttaaaaaatgtataacctACACATTCAAAATAGTCATGCCcaagaccaaaataaaaaaaaaattcatagatCTATGTATAAACTTCAAGAAGTGATTATTAATTAGGTAGAGCTTGTACAGGAGAATTTTATACATTgctgaaaaaaatataagtagCTAGCACTTTGGTGTTTCCGATGTACAAAATGACgtaagtgttgataagctaggtatttttgttttaagtataaTGTGTGTTCACGTTTTAACACTTCAGAAATTTTCTAAGCACTTCCGTTACTTGCACAAAATAATGTCCATCTGACAGGAATAGAGCCATTGTTAAAATTAtagctcaatttttttttcatatttagttggcagcatttagcgttcttgacattgtttagcgtATCGTGAGACTCTCCAAAAGTTACGTTCTTAACCCTAAAgatgcgtgtggtagtttagcctctaaccATCAAAATtgtaaatttcattttgtatgcactcattgtaaaacgggctcagcactttaagggttaagattCAATCTCTCACTTTCATAATCAAACGTTAATAAGCTTTAAATTGGGAAACATGTAAAGCATACTTCTCCCAGGAGGCGCAATCGTCTGTCTCAGAACCTTTGAACTTTGAATAGTAAAGCAGTGGCGACGCTAGGGAGTTTCCAGGCGTGCGAACGCCGACGGTTACTCCGAAGCGATTATGTTTGGATGAACATTATTAATGGAACAAGAGTAAAAtggtatattttacaattatgAATGAATTATCTCTGAATGTAGATTAGGTGGATGGCCATTTGTATAATGTTaaataaaggggaaaaaaatacacCAACGTCATATTTTATTGTGAAAATTGTTTTTGGAAAGGGGTGACAGTGGGTGGGACACCATAAGATAATCGCTCCAGGTGACAACGGCAACACGACAAACGTATCacgac includes:
- the LOC129926576 gene encoding cytoglobin-2-like → MGCEVSTSHGVVQVVQEDEEDTGEFSDTLIDTIRSTWPLLSRDYVTVGLEVFKRIFNEIPTVRVLFDSFGIDQAETLERHQIFREHVQKFMHVLESLVENLERPEMIQPHLIALGARHAAIVGFHPEYFRFYSKCLLEVWEAELGEEFIPEVRECWEKVIEYIVRSMSHGYHICITHQLEHFVKETQIGKLV